In Arthrobacter sp. SLBN-83, one DNA window encodes the following:
- a CDS encoding copper resistance CopC family protein — MRPARPQLLSLVLGFFVLVAATLGLTSPASAHDAAESTSPAQGASLAAPPEEVSVTFGNTPLGIGSSFSVKDAGGTEWADGSVRIVDKVATQKLRQGGPSGVYTVVWRVVSSDSHPIEGTFTFTVAAGAGGAAPSGAAPSGAAPSGAASSGTSTAKSSTAAGTVPGMGTAQPGVTEEPSRPANAGEPFQWSIVIFAVVAVGLLVALGVLARRRLNGEGDAGGNDGE, encoded by the coding sequence ATGCGCCCAGCCCGCCCCCAGTTGCTGAGCCTGGTGCTCGGTTTCTTCGTTCTTGTAGCGGCAACTCTGGGCCTGACCAGCCCAGCATCGGCCCACGACGCCGCAGAGTCCACCAGCCCGGCCCAGGGTGCTTCGCTCGCCGCGCCGCCGGAGGAGGTCTCCGTGACCTTCGGCAACACGCCGCTGGGCATCGGATCGTCCTTCTCGGTCAAGGATGCGGGCGGCACGGAATGGGCTGACGGCTCCGTCCGGATCGTTGACAAGGTGGCAACGCAGAAGCTTCGGCAGGGCGGCCCGTCGGGTGTGTACACCGTTGTGTGGCGCGTGGTCAGCTCCGATTCCCACCCCATCGAGGGCACCTTTACCTTCACCGTGGCCGCCGGCGCGGGCGGTGCTGCCCCCTCCGGTGCTGCCCCCTCCGGTGCTGCCCCCTCCGGTGCGGCGTCCTCCGGAACTTCCACGGCGAAAAGTTCGACGGCGGCGGGTACCGTGCCGGGCATGGGCACGGCACAGCCCGGGGTGACGGAAGAGCCGTCCAGGCCCGCCAACGCCGGAGAGCCCTTCCAGTGGAGCATTGTGATCTTTGCCGTCGTCGCGGTGGGGCTGCTGGTGGCCCTTGGCGTGCTGGCCCGGCGCCGGCTTAACGGCGAGGGGGACGCGGGAGGGAATGACGGGGAGTAG
- a CDS encoding universal stress protein has protein sequence MGSRELHPDPARDGGGASDAPHGIVVGVDGSDHGQCALVWAAREAQRRRRPLHIVTAYSVPIFAASGLDGGYATVDDSVIREGAEAILKQALEKIAPYDVDVTSSVENGDAAGVLLEISESAELLVVGTRGRGGFVGRLLGSVSSALPAHAKCPTVTVPLFCSDRLGETTEDRRVKAEQAKSGYRQVENVVVVGVDGSDQARVAVLEAADQAQRLGASLRVVCAVPQYSGSLAWVPAPMDRKALFDDIRVTLEAGMAWLRSHYPHLDAEYELKDGSPVDVLVEESRHVELVVVGTRGRGGFTGMLLGSTSDGVLHHAKGPVMVVPDREDPRMADRARFGPILGDAA, from the coding sequence ATGGGCTCACGAGAGTTGCATCCGGACCCGGCCCGGGATGGTGGCGGTGCGTCTGACGCTCCCCATGGCATCGTGGTGGGCGTTGACGGCTCGGACCATGGCCAGTGCGCCCTGGTGTGGGCCGCGCGGGAAGCCCAGCGCCGCCGTCGTCCTCTCCATATAGTCACCGCCTACTCGGTGCCGATCTTCGCCGCGTCCGGATTGGACGGCGGCTACGCCACGGTGGACGACTCCGTTATCCGCGAAGGTGCCGAGGCCATTCTCAAGCAGGCGCTGGAGAAGATCGCGCCGTACGACGTGGACGTGACGTCCTCCGTGGAAAACGGTGACGCGGCAGGAGTGCTGCTGGAGATCTCCGAAAGCGCGGAACTGCTGGTGGTGGGAACCCGCGGCCGCGGCGGTTTCGTGGGCCGGCTCCTGGGCTCGGTCAGCAGTGCACTTCCCGCCCACGCCAAATGCCCCACGGTGACGGTGCCGTTGTTCTGCTCAGACAGGCTCGGCGAGACCACCGAGGACCGCCGGGTCAAGGCCGAGCAGGCCAAGTCCGGCTACCGGCAAGTGGAGAACGTGGTGGTGGTCGGGGTGGATGGCTCCGATCAGGCGCGCGTTGCCGTCCTCGAAGCGGCCGACCAGGCCCAACGCCTCGGCGCCTCCCTGCGCGTGGTGTGCGCCGTACCCCAGTACAGCGGTTCCCTGGCCTGGGTCCCGGCGCCGATGGACCGCAAAGCCCTGTTCGATGACATCCGGGTCACCTTGGAGGCCGGCATGGCCTGGCTTCGCAGCCACTACCCCCACCTTGACGCCGAGTATGAGCTGAAGGACGGTTCCCCGGTTGACGTGCTCGTTGAAGAAAGCCGGCACGTGGAGCTGGTTGTGGTCGGCACCCGCGGCCGTGGCGGCTTCACCGGCATGCTCCTGGGTTCGACGTCCGACGGCGTGCTCCATCACGCCAAGGGACCGGTAATGGTAGTTCCGGACCGGGAGGACCCGCGCATGGCGGACCGTGCGCGGTTCGGCCCAATATTGGGCGACGCCGCCTAA
- a CDS encoding cation:proton antiporter, with protein sequence MFEAPDILFAAAGLAVFVAAVLPKLLRNMPLSMPMVFLGGGMGAFALIPSLPDPNPVEHSDFVMHLAEVCVIISLMGAGLALDRPLGRKRWATTWRLLGIAMPLCIVGLTLLGMWFLGLGLGAALLVAASLAPTDPVLASEVQVGEPADQDEYADKEDEVRFGLTSEAGLNDGLAFPFVYLAIAISVAGASPSAWFGEWFGLDVLWRLAVGLLVGFLTGKLLARLFFSARADSLRLSNHSEGFVALAATFLAYGLTDMVEGYGFIAVFVCALTIRAAERTHGYHRVLHSYVEQLERLLTVVILVLLGGAIARGLLAGVGPAEVLVALAFLLVVRPLAGWLGLLGGKTGPRERVALSFFGIRGIGSVYYIAFALAEGHFTEQAHWLWSFVGLVIALSIVIHGATTSPLMNRLDRLRQRKALAVSGDEGLAPNTPV encoded by the coding sequence ATGTTTGAAGCCCCCGACATCCTTTTTGCCGCGGCCGGCCTTGCCGTCTTCGTTGCCGCGGTGCTGCCCAAGCTGCTGCGCAATATGCCCCTGTCCATGCCGATGGTCTTCCTTGGCGGCGGGATGGGAGCATTTGCGCTGATCCCGTCGCTGCCGGACCCGAACCCGGTGGAGCATAGCGATTTCGTGATGCACCTTGCGGAAGTCTGCGTGATCATCTCGCTGATGGGTGCCGGGCTTGCCCTGGACCGGCCACTGGGGCGGAAGCGGTGGGCCACCACATGGCGGCTGCTGGGCATTGCCATGCCACTGTGCATCGTGGGGCTGACCCTGCTGGGCATGTGGTTCCTGGGGCTGGGGTTGGGCGCGGCGCTGCTGGTGGCCGCCAGCCTCGCGCCCACGGACCCTGTGCTCGCTTCGGAGGTGCAGGTGGGCGAGCCCGCGGACCAGGACGAATACGCCGACAAGGAAGACGAGGTGAGGTTCGGCCTCACTTCGGAAGCCGGGCTCAATGACGGCCTGGCGTTCCCGTTCGTGTACCTGGCCATTGCCATCAGCGTCGCCGGGGCCAGCCCGTCCGCCTGGTTCGGCGAATGGTTCGGACTGGACGTGCTGTGGCGGCTGGCGGTGGGGCTTCTCGTGGGTTTTCTTACCGGCAAGCTGCTCGCGAGGTTGTTCTTCTCGGCCCGTGCCGACAGCCTCCGGCTGTCCAACCACTCCGAAGGGTTCGTGGCACTGGCGGCGACATTCCTGGCGTACGGGCTGACGGACATGGTGGAGGGCTACGGGTTCATCGCGGTGTTTGTCTGTGCCCTGACCATCCGAGCGGCAGAACGTACCCACGGCTACCACCGCGTGCTGCACTCCTACGTGGAGCAGTTGGAGCGGCTCCTCACCGTGGTGATCCTGGTCCTGCTCGGCGGCGCCATTGCCCGGGGGCTGCTCGCCGGCGTCGGCCCTGCCGAAGTGCTGGTGGCGCTGGCCTTCCTGCTGGTGGTCCGGCCGCTGGCTGGCTGGCTGGGCCTGCTGGGCGGCAAGACCGGCCCGCGGGAGCGCGTGGCACTGTCCTTCTTCGGCATCCGCGGGATAGGTTCCGTGTACTACATCGCGTTTGCGCTGGCGGAGGGCCACTTCACGGAGCAGGCGCACTGGCTCTGGTCCTTCGTTGGGTTGGTCATTGCGCTGTCCATCGTGATCCACGGTGCCACCACCTCGCCGCTGATGAACCGGCTCGACCGGCTGCGGCAGCGCAAAGCCCTGGCAGTATCCGGGGACGAGGGGCTGGCACCGAACACTCCGGTGTAA
- a CDS encoding response regulator, whose amino-acid sequence MIKVLIVDDDFMVAKVHAGFIQRTPGFTVVGAAHTGAQAIAETGRLQPDLVLLDIHLPDINGLDLMQRLRAVAPELDVLVISAAREVETVRKALRGGIVHYLIKPFSQTDLQERLEHYRNAYQSLDASKDVAEQSDVNRVFGLDRAERPLPKGCSIETLRLVEAALNAATGDVSAAEVAEELGTSRVSARRYLEYLHDEGTLDVRLKYGVGRPERRYVLKA is encoded by the coding sequence ATGATCAAGGTCCTGATTGTCGACGACGACTTCATGGTGGCCAAGGTGCATGCCGGCTTCATCCAGCGCACACCGGGCTTCACCGTGGTGGGCGCGGCACACACCGGCGCCCAGGCCATTGCCGAGACCGGGCGGCTCCAGCCCGACCTGGTGCTGCTGGACATCCACCTTCCGGACATCAACGGCCTGGACCTGATGCAACGCCTTCGGGCTGTGGCCCCTGAGCTGGACGTGCTGGTGATCAGCGCGGCGCGCGAGGTGGAAACTGTGCGGAAGGCCCTGCGCGGCGGCATAGTCCACTACCTGATCAAGCCCTTCTCGCAGACCGACCTCCAGGAACGGCTGGAGCACTACCGCAACGCCTACCAAAGCCTGGATGCGTCCAAGGACGTGGCGGAACAGTCTGACGTCAACAGGGTGTTCGGCCTGGACCGCGCCGAACGGCCGCTGCCCAAGGGCTGCAGCATCGAGACGCTGAGGCTGGTGGAGGCCGCATTGAACGCCGCCACCGGCGATGTCTCGGCAGCGGAAGTGGCCGAGGAACTCGGAACCTCCCGGGTCAGCGCGCGCCGCTACCTGGAATACCTTCATGACGAGGGAACGCTGGACGTGCGGCTCAAGTACGGTGTGGGCCGTCCGGAACGGCGCTACGTCCTGAAGGCCTGA
- a CDS encoding NCS2 family permease yields the protein MLKQGSALDRYFRVTERGSNLSREIRGGFATFFAMSYIVVLNPLILSGADSSGTTLGFTAVAAVTALVAGILTILMGAWGRHPFALATGLGVNAFVAVTVATNPGLTWPDMMGLVVLSGLTMLVLVLTGFRTAVFKAVPDGLKTAIVVGIGLFIALIGLVNAGFVRRIPDVAGTTVPVGLGFEGKLLGWPTAVFVFGLILTIALVVRKVKGAILIGIITSTVLAVILESTLHIGPSFDGKNFNPQGWSLVAPAFSGWAAPDLSLIGKANPFGAFQHLGFVAATLLAFVILLSIFFDAMGTMVGLANEAGTVDEHGNIPDVDRVLQVDALGAIIGGGASVSSNQIYVEAGAGIGEGARTGIASVVTGLLFLVAMFFTPLINLVPFEAVAPALVVVGFMMVSQVGKIDWQDWGIAIPAFLTFALMPFTYSIANGLGAGFISYVIIRTVQGRTKDIHPLMWAVAAAFALFFAIGPIEAALGIK from the coding sequence ATGCTTAAGCAAGGCTCTGCCCTGGACCGGTATTTCAGGGTCACCGAGCGCGGCTCCAACCTTTCCCGCGAGATCCGGGGCGGGTTCGCCACGTTCTTCGCCATGAGCTACATCGTGGTGCTGAACCCCCTGATCCTGTCCGGCGCGGACTCCAGCGGCACCACGCTCGGCTTCACCGCGGTGGCCGCCGTGACCGCGCTGGTGGCAGGCATCCTGACCATCCTCATGGGGGCCTGGGGACGGCACCCCTTCGCCCTGGCCACCGGCCTGGGCGTCAACGCCTTCGTCGCAGTCACCGTGGCCACCAACCCCGGCCTGACCTGGCCGGACATGATGGGCCTGGTGGTCCTCTCCGGCCTCACCATGCTGGTCCTGGTCCTCACCGGCTTCCGTACCGCCGTCTTCAAAGCCGTGCCGGACGGACTCAAGACCGCCATCGTGGTGGGCATCGGTCTGTTCATCGCCCTGATCGGCCTGGTCAACGCCGGCTTCGTGCGCCGCATCCCCGACGTCGCAGGCACCACGGTGCCCGTTGGCCTGGGCTTCGAAGGCAAGCTCCTGGGCTGGCCCACCGCCGTGTTCGTGTTCGGCCTGATCCTGACCATCGCCCTGGTGGTGCGCAAGGTCAAGGGTGCCATCCTGATTGGCATCATCACTTCCACGGTGCTGGCCGTCATCCTGGAATCGACCCTGCACATCGGACCCAGCTTCGACGGCAAGAACTTCAACCCGCAGGGCTGGTCCCTGGTGGCTCCCGCATTCTCCGGCTGGGCTGCCCCGGACCTGTCCCTGATTGGCAAGGCCAACCCGTTCGGCGCCTTCCAGCACCTCGGTTTCGTCGCGGCCACGCTGCTGGCCTTCGTCATCCTGCTCAGTATCTTCTTTGACGCCATGGGCACCATGGTGGGCCTTGCCAACGAGGCCGGCACGGTGGACGAGCACGGCAACATCCCCGACGTCGACCGCGTGCTCCAGGTGGACGCGCTGGGTGCCATCATCGGCGGCGGCGCCTCAGTATCCTCCAACCAGATCTACGTTGAAGCCGGTGCCGGCATCGGTGAAGGTGCCCGGACCGGCATCGCCTCCGTTGTCACCGGCCTGCTGTTCCTGGTTGCCATGTTCTTCACCCCGCTGATCAACCTGGTGCCGTTCGAGGCCGTGGCCCCCGCCCTTGTGGTGGTGGGCTTCATGATGGTGTCCCAGGTGGGCAAGATCGACTGGCAGGACTGGGGCATTGCCATCCCGGCATTCCTGACCTTCGCCCTGATGCCGTTCACCTACTCGATCGCCAACGGCCTCGGCGCCGGCTTCATCAGCTACGTCATCATCAGGACCGTCCAGGGCCGCACCAAAGACATCCACCCCCTCATGTGGGCCGTGGCCGCAGCGTTCGCGCTGTTCTTCGCCATCGGCCCCATCGAGGCTGCACTGGGCATCAAGTAA
- a CDS encoding PEP/pyruvate-binding domain-containing protein, whose amino-acid sequence MAQQRPQLVGTSPDDGLVLELRGLDAGMLALVGGKAANLGELLSAGLPVPEGFCLTTVAYRQAIGAHQALLPALAGVYAALNAAVGAGGEPSGIAVLAGKARAAIEAAPVPAAVAEAVAHAYRALGPDVPVAVRSSATAEDLPFASFAGQQDTYLNVVGVPAVLDAVRRCWASLWTDRATAYRASLGIDPSGVALAVVVQRMVDAQTAGVMFTANPLTGSRRQVVVDASPGLGESVVSGAVNPDHFVVDALTGRVLEQELGAKGVEVRPVPGGGTHIRELPEDRDTACLTESQLRALAGLGLQAQEYFGAPQDTEWAIDPAGTLWLTQSRPITTLYPVPKSNGAPARAARGKSLGGTRAYLCFSLAQGLTRPLTPMGLAAVCLIASSVAAAAGFPVPDPRRGPSPYAEAGQRIYVDFTTPIRSAIGRRIIPRVFDVMEALTATVMRRLMEDPAFSVTSRTPFGLLRHIAPVAIRAKVPATLVHALFRPRAALRRLDQFTRDFEASLAPDAGADIMARLDHAESLVGSRLFLIVPAILPLPALGFAMAGLAGKLLGGSAWNELQTVIRGLPHNVTTEMDLELWRLATAIQEDTDSRTALLAENPSVLAAAFHAGELPARLDAGLARFLERYGQRAVGEIDVGLPRWSEEPEHILGILANYLRLDNPALAPDAQFSKAAEDAEEQVDRLVARAAARGRIRGLLVRAALRRARLFAGLRELPKFLLVTGLGEVRRQLLLVGRELEQAGAIECRDDVFFLDFAEVRRALADNTPGAERPAQDLRRLVAGRRQEYARELRRRHIPRVLLSDGTEPEAVRTAVGNSGDGTSGNGTLAGSPASAGTVTAPARVILDPVGARLEPGEILVAPSTDPGWTPLFLTAGGLVMEMGGANSHGAVVAREYGIPAVVGVPDATARISTGQEITVDGGAGTIVPQPPGTPQDGGLRKGAEPPARA is encoded by the coding sequence ATGGCGCAGCAAAGGCCGCAGTTGGTTGGCACCAGCCCGGACGATGGGCTGGTGCTGGAGCTGCGCGGCCTCGACGCCGGGATGCTGGCACTGGTGGGCGGCAAGGCAGCCAACCTCGGAGAGCTGTTGTCCGCCGGGTTGCCCGTGCCGGAGGGGTTCTGCCTTACTACCGTCGCATATCGGCAGGCAATCGGGGCCCACCAGGCCCTGCTCCCCGCGCTGGCAGGGGTGTACGCAGCCTTGAACGCTGCAGTCGGCGCTGGAGGGGAACCTTCTGGAATAGCCGTGCTGGCAGGAAAGGCGCGGGCGGCAATTGAGGCAGCGCCGGTTCCCGCCGCCGTCGCCGAAGCCGTAGCGCATGCCTACCGGGCCCTCGGTCCGGATGTTCCGGTGGCGGTCAGGTCTTCGGCCACCGCAGAGGACCTGCCGTTTGCCAGTTTCGCGGGGCAACAGGACACGTACCTCAATGTGGTGGGAGTGCCGGCGGTACTGGACGCCGTCCGGCGTTGCTGGGCGTCGCTGTGGACGGACCGGGCAACGGCATACCGGGCAAGCCTGGGGATCGACCCTTCCGGGGTGGCGCTCGCGGTGGTGGTGCAGCGGATGGTGGACGCCCAGACAGCGGGCGTCATGTTTACGGCGAATCCGCTCACCGGCAGCCGCCGGCAGGTAGTGGTGGACGCCAGTCCCGGCCTGGGCGAGTCGGTTGTCTCCGGCGCGGTCAATCCCGACCACTTCGTGGTGGATGCGCTGACCGGCAGGGTGCTGGAACAGGAACTGGGCGCGAAGGGCGTTGAGGTACGGCCGGTCCCGGGCGGCGGGACGCATATCCGGGAGTTGCCGGAGGACCGCGACACGGCATGCCTGACGGAAAGCCAATTGCGCGCGCTCGCCGGGCTGGGCTTGCAGGCCCAAGAGTATTTCGGTGCCCCTCAGGACACCGAGTGGGCCATCGACCCGGCAGGTACCCTCTGGCTCACACAGTCCAGGCCGATCACCACCCTGTACCCCGTTCCGAAGAGCAACGGCGCCCCGGCCAGGGCTGCCCGGGGGAAATCGCTTGGCGGTACACGGGCCTACCTCTGCTTCAGCCTGGCCCAGGGGCTCACCCGGCCGCTCACCCCCATGGGGCTCGCGGCCGTATGCCTCATTGCCTCCTCCGTTGCCGCGGCTGCCGGTTTCCCTGTCCCCGATCCCCGGCGCGGGCCGTCGCCCTATGCCGAGGCCGGGCAGCGGATCTACGTTGACTTCACTACCCCCATCCGCAGCGCCATAGGTCGACGCATCATTCCCCGGGTTTTCGACGTCATGGAAGCGCTGACCGCCACGGTCATGCGCCGGCTGATGGAGGACCCAGCCTTTTCGGTGACCAGCAGGACGCCGTTCGGGCTGCTGCGCCACATCGCGCCAGTAGCGATCCGCGCCAAGGTTCCCGCCACCCTCGTCCATGCCCTGTTCCGGCCCCGCGCGGCCCTGCGCCGGCTGGACCAGTTCACCCGGGACTTTGAGGCCTCACTGGCCCCCGATGCAGGCGCTGACATCATGGCCCGCCTTGACCACGCCGAATCGCTGGTGGGGTCACGCCTGTTCCTGATTGTGCCGGCCATCCTGCCCCTTCCCGCCTTGGGCTTCGCCATGGCGGGCCTTGCCGGAAAGCTGCTGGGCGGGAGCGCATGGAATGAGCTGCAGACGGTGATCCGCGGCCTGCCGCACAATGTCACCACGGAAATGGACCTGGAATTGTGGCGCTTGGCAACGGCCATCCAGGAAGACACTGACTCACGCACCGCGCTCCTGGCGGAGAATCCTTCCGTCCTGGCGGCCGCTTTCCACGCCGGGGAGCTGCCCGCCCGCCTGGACGCCGGCCTGGCAAGGTTCCTGGAAAGGTACGGCCAGCGGGCAGTGGGTGAAATCGACGTCGGACTGCCGCGATGGTCGGAGGAACCGGAACACATCCTGGGGATCCTGGCCAATTACCTCCGGCTGGATAACCCGGCACTGGCCCCTGATGCCCAGTTCAGCAAGGCGGCCGAGGACGCGGAAGAGCAGGTGGACCGACTGGTGGCCCGGGCCGCCGCCCGTGGCAGGATTCGGGGACTCCTGGTACGTGCCGCCCTGCGCCGGGCCCGGTTGTTCGCCGGCCTGCGGGAGCTGCCAAAGTTCCTGCTGGTGACTGGCCTCGGGGAAGTCCGCCGGCAGCTGCTCCTGGTGGGGAGGGAGCTGGAGCAGGCGGGCGCCATTGAGTGCCGGGACGATGTCTTCTTCCTGGATTTCGCTGAGGTTCGCCGGGCATTGGCGGACAACACTCCGGGTGCGGAAAGGCCCGCCCAGGACCTGCGGCGGCTTGTAGCGGGCCGCCGCCAGGAGTACGCCCGCGAGCTCAGGCGCCGGCACATCCCCAGGGTGCTGCTCTCTGACGGTACCGAACCCGAAGCGGTGCGGACCGCCGTCGGAAACTCCGGGGACGGAACTTCCGGGAATGGGACCTTGGCCGGCAGCCCGGCCTCGGCGGGAACGGTGACTGCCCCGGCGCGGGTCATCCTGGACCCGGTCGGCGCCCGCCTTGAACCGGGCGAGATCCTGGTGGCGCCATCCACGGACCCCGGCTGGACTCCGCTGTTCCTTACTGCAGGAGGGCTGGTAATGGAGATGGGCGGAGCGAACTCGCACGGCGCCGTGGTGGCAAGGGAGTACGGCATTCCGGCGGTGGTCGGAGTCCCGGACGCTACCGCCCGCATCAGCACCGGCCAGGAAATAACGGTCGACGGCGGTGCGGGAACCATAGTGCCGCAACCTCCAGGAACGCCGCAGGACGGAGGGCTGCGGAAGGGAGCGGAGCCGCCGGCACGGGCGTAG
- a CDS encoding NAD(P)-binding protein produces MPGDAGTEQTTTVIIGTGLSGLAVAAELRRHGVDSIVVDGLDILGATQPANTSSLQRCDAADGDTLRERNEILRHLRNYAASHRVDVRNTTRAVQLTMVEGPENESTPQWRVHTPTGVLVADHIVLTRCAHSQLRRMLNDFGITVGRNVAAAMRAIGIYLVGVGELITPSPKEVLRQAKTVGQAISAKVNQGTAQLPGAFPATGSFAVLGC; encoded by the coding sequence ATGCCTGGGGATGCCGGGACCGAACAGACCACCACGGTGATCATTGGCACGGGCCTGTCCGGGCTGGCCGTGGCCGCCGAACTGCGCCGCCACGGCGTGGACTCCATTGTGGTGGACGGCCTGGATATCCTTGGCGCCACCCAGCCCGCCAACACCTCCTCCCTGCAGCGCTGCGATGCAGCAGACGGCGACACCCTCCGGGAACGGAACGAGATCCTCCGCCACCTCCGCAATTACGCGGCAAGCCATCGTGTCGATGTCCGAAACACCACCCGCGCGGTCCAGCTGACCATGGTGGAAGGCCCGGAAAACGAATCGACCCCGCAGTGGCGGGTGCACACCCCCACGGGCGTCCTGGTGGCCGACCACATTGTGCTGACCCGCTGCGCGCACAGCCAGCTGCGGCGCATGCTCAATGACTTTGGCATTACGGTTGGCCGCAACGTGGCCGCGGCCATGCGGGCCATCGGCATCTACCTGGTGGGGGTGGGCGAACTGATCACGCCCTCGCCCAAGGAAGTGTTGCGCCAGGCCAAGACCGTGGGCCAGGCAATCTCCGCCAAGGTCAACCAGGGCACCGCCCAACTACCCGGCGCCTTCCCGGCAACGGGGAGCTTTGCGGTGCTGGGCTGCTGA
- the hutG gene encoding formimidoylglutamase, producing MSFQFPDVDVPPQPWTGRFDGDGPGHRRWWQAVNSGSASWQGEAAGAPSIEPPSPVPGRKPAALLGFASDEGVRRNKGRTGASAAPAALRRALGPLAFHLDRAVADVGDVVVSGEDLEAGQERLGRAVAALLDAGHQTVVLGGGHETAYASYLGVAASPAVQRGQRLGVLNLDAHFDLRDEAIPSSGTPFLQMARAEADAGREFRYAVVGISEPNNTRVLFDTAEKLGVQYLLDEDCDADRVRDFVDGFLADIDVLYLTIDLDVLPAAAAPGVSAPAAYGVPLPVISAVCRQVAQSGKLLHLDVAELNPAFDIDGRTARTAARLVDTLLR from the coding sequence ATGTCCTTCCAATTCCCCGACGTCGATGTCCCGCCGCAGCCCTGGACGGGAAGGTTCGACGGCGACGGTCCCGGCCACCGCCGATGGTGGCAGGCAGTGAACTCCGGCAGTGCGTCGTGGCAGGGAGAAGCGGCGGGGGCGCCGTCCATAGAACCGCCCTCCCCGGTCCCGGGCCGGAAGCCTGCCGCCCTTCTGGGTTTCGCCAGCGATGAGGGTGTGCGCCGCAACAAGGGCCGCACCGGAGCCTCCGCGGCCCCGGCTGCCCTGCGCAGAGCCCTTGGCCCGCTGGCCTTCCACCTGGACCGCGCGGTGGCTGACGTTGGTGATGTGGTGGTTTCCGGGGAAGACCTGGAAGCCGGCCAGGAACGGCTTGGCCGGGCAGTGGCGGCCCTGCTCGACGCCGGGCACCAGACTGTCGTGCTGGGCGGCGGCCATGAAACGGCCTACGCCAGCTACCTCGGCGTCGCCGCATCGCCTGCCGTTCAACGCGGGCAGCGCCTCGGCGTCCTGAACCTCGACGCCCACTTCGACCTCCGCGACGAGGCCATCCCCAGCTCCGGTACACCGTTCCTGCAAATGGCCCGCGCGGAGGCGGACGCCGGCCGCGAATTCCGCTACGCCGTCGTGGGCATCTCGGAGCCGAACAATACGCGGGTCCTGTTCGACACCGCGGAAAAGCTGGGCGTCCAATACCTGCTGGATGAGGACTGTGACGCGGACCGGGTCCGGGACTTCGTCGACGGCTTCCTGGCCGACATTGACGTCCTGTACCTGACCATCGACCTTGACGTGCTGCCCGCCGCCGCGGCGCCTGGGGTAAGCGCGCCCGCTGCGTACGGCGTGCCGCTGCCCGTCATTTCCGCGGTGTGCCGGCAGGTGGCGCAAAGCGGCAAGCTGCTGCACCTGGACGTGGCGGAACTCAATCCTGCGTTCGACATCGACGGCCGCACGGCCCGGACGGCGGCACGGCTGGTGGACACCCTGCTGCGCTGA